The Neisseria macacae ATCC 33926 genome contains the following window.
GGCAAAACCACGTTGTTGCAGTCAGTTATTGCCAATCTGGCAGTGCAGAGTGTATTGAATAACGAGCCACCGCCTCTAATTTTGGCCAGTTCAACCAATAACCAAGCGATTACAAATATTTTAAACGGTTTCTCTCTACCTGAAGAATCCGATTTGCTGACCTCACACTGGCTTCCGGATGTCCCATCGCTGGGACTTTATATGTCCGGACAAAATAAAAGTAATTATCTCATGCACAGCTTAAAAGAAAAAAATCAGACAACCGGTTTTTTTGCCGATTATGAAAAAACCCCCGTGCATGAATTAGAGAAATCATTTCTCGAGAAAGCAGCAAATTATCTTGAAAACAAACCTAAAAATATCACTGAAGCCAAATCCCTACTAAAAAATAAGGTTACCTACCTATGTAACAAAACAAGAGAAGCAATAGACAACCTTGCCCTTTCCGACGAACTGACCAAACACTTGGCACAGCTTTGTACCGAATATGGAGGTAACTGTTTTAGTGATGCTGATCTTTCCCTCAAACGGTTATCTGAAAAAACAGATACAGCTATAACAAACTACAAAACATTTTTACATGAGATCTGTCTTCAAAGAAAAAATCTCCCCTGGTTTTACAAACTGATGCCGTTCTTAGCAAAAGCAAAAGACTCCCGAAAAACATTGTTCCAACGTCTCGCAGCCCAGTATAGCATTGCAGACGACCTAGTTACCAATTGGTCGGATTATCCAAATATCTGCACAAAAACCAATTTAAAACTGACCCAGCTTTTCTGCACAAAACAGGAACTGTCAGATAAACGAGAAAACTTAAATCGTTTGAACGTGGAATGCGCTAAAACAATTGATGGACACGCCGCATTTCTCACAGAATGGAATAGCAGATTCTCAGACAAACTGGAAAGCTTGCATAAAAAAACGGGAGGAGAATACCGGAACCTATCTGCTGTCGCGGACTTGAACATTCGTTTAGATATTTCCTACCGCCATCAGGCATTTTGGTTGGCACTGCATTATCGGGAAGCAGATTATTTGGAACATCTGCGGAATAGGCAGGAAAAAATTACTAAAATGAAAAAAAATGATTCCGAATTTGGCAGTCAAGCCTACAAAAACAATATGCAGCGTTTCGCTTGCCTAACACCATTATTCATTTCCACCTTCCACTCTGCCCCAAAATACAGCCAATATTTTGACAGTAAGAATGCGATAAAGGCCAAACCTTATTATGCTTTATACGACTATCTGATTATCGATGAAGCAGGACAAGTTGCTCCTGATATTGCCGTCCCAACATTTTCACTGGCAAAAACTGCCTTGGTTGTTGGTGATACAGAACAAATCGAACCCGTATGGTCGGTTACTCCCGAAATGGACGGTGTGCTATATCAATACATCCTCAAAGGCGACGAAGAATGCTGGAATTTTCATAGTGCGCAAGGGCGGCTCAGCAGTTCGGGAGCAATTATGAAAATGGCTCAAAATTCCTGCGTCTATAGAAAACAATCTTCAAACGGTATAGTGATGAACGGCCTACTACTTACTGAACACCGTCGCTGCCGGGACAGTCTGATTTCTTACAGCAACGAGTATGTCTACAAAGGAAGCCTAAAACCAATGCGTGGCGACACACCTTCTGCCAACCTAAGCTTTACCAAAACCAGCCGATGCTATATCCATATCGACTACCACTCCGAACGTTTTGGAAAAAGTTACTGTAACCGATTGGAAGCCGAAGCAATTGCCGAATGGATACACAGACATGCACAGGAACTTTGCAAAAAATATGGCAAAAACGGAGAAGACAATTCTCTAGCAGAAATTATTGCTGTCGTCACACCATACAAACCGCAGGTTGCCGCCATCAAAACAGCCTTAAGAAAACGCAACAAAGACTACGCTGAAATTACAGTCGGTACCGTTCATGCCCTACAGGGAGCAGAAAGATTTGTCGTACTGTTTTCGACCGTCCTGTCGCCAGGAAACCCGCCGTATTTCCTCAACAGGAACTACAATATGTTAAATGTCGCGGTTTCGCGTGCTAAAGATTATTTTGTCTTATTTGGCAATATGAATATGTTGCGCCAAACTCGCAATACGCCTGTAGGCAATCTGCACGCCTGGCTGACAGAGAACCCCGATTCGGAATTGGACAACAGTTTTCTTTATGATTTTTTGGGTAAGCAGAATAATGGTGACAAAAAAATATTCTATTACCATAATGCATTTTGCGAGCACATCAATACTTCACAAAGACATGATGAAATCTTAAAAGCTGCGCTTACTAGATGTGCAGCAGGAAAGGAAATCGTGATTGTTTCTCCGTTTCTCTCCATTAATGCCGTAAGTCCTTTAGCACAAAATTTCCAAGATGCAACAAGCAGAAACGTAAAGGTCATCGTCTATTGTGACCGTCGCTTTACTCATGAATACGGACAATGGAAACCCTCTGCACAAAAAGCTAGAGACAAACTGACTGAATGGAAGGTTATTGTCAGAGAAATACACGGCATTCATTCTAAAACCGTTATCTTTGAAAATAACGAAGCAGACTATGTCTTAATCGAAGGTTCATTCAACTGGCTCTCTGCCGTTCGAGATTCTGAAAATAACTACCACAGCTACGAAGCATCCATCCTATTGAAAGGGGAAAACATCAGTAGAAAATGCCGCGAATTAAAAACAATGTTCCAAAAAATGAGTATAAATACCACCCAATAAAGATGTTAAGGTCGTCTGAAAACCAGTTTTCCGGTTTGAACTGCACCCCAAAAGTTGGACATCCCCTCCAACTCACAAGGTGCAGTTTTTTTATGAGCAAATATACATTACACTTCAAATACCAAGCCGTACTCCACTACCTGCATATACGCAGCCAACAACGTACCGCAGACCACTACGGCATTTCCCGAACCCACCTGAGACGATGGATACGCGCCTATCAAGAAGGCGGTATCGGCGCACTCGAACATCCCCAATCCAAAACCATGCCCCAACACCGCAAAAACCCCTTCATCGCCGACAAACCCGACCAAGAAAAAACGCAGGCAGAGCTTATCGAAGAGTTGTGCTATATGCGCGCAGAGGTCGCCTACCTAAAGGAGTTAAAAGCCCTCAGCCAAAAACAGACCGAAAAGGACAAAGCCAAACCGTCCAAACACTGAGGGCGCAACACCCGCTCAAATACCTGCTGCACATCGCAAACCTGCCCAAAAGCAGCTTTTACTACCACCACCAAGACCAGCCCGACACCGACGCAGCCGACAAAGCCCTCCTTGTCGAAACCTACCGGCGGCATAAAGGACGCTACGGACAAAGGCGCATTGCCGCAGCATTGGGTTGGAACCGCAAAAAAGCGGCGCGGTTGATGAGGCAGCTAGGGCTGAAAGCCCTCATACGGGCGAAAAAAGCCTACCGCCATCCCGCCATGGGCGAAATATCGGAACACCTCCTCAAACGCCGGTTCAAAGCCCGAAAGCCCAACGAAAAATGGCTGACCGACGTTACCGAACTCAAAGGGAAGGACGGCAAACTGTACCTCTCGCCGATATTGGACTTGTTCAACCGAGAAATCGTCGCCTACGCCATGAGCCGCAGAGCCGACAGCGAAATGGTGAAGGAAATGCTCGAAAAAGCTGCCCCCCGTCTGACTGATAAGGGAACGATGCTTCATTCGGACCAAGGTGTGCTGTACCGTACGGCGGGGTATAGGGAATTGCTTGCGGAGCATTCCATGGTTCAAAGCATGTCGCGAAAGGCGAACTGTTGGGACAATGCGCCGATGGAAAGCTTCTTTGCGGTGTTGAAGACGGAGTGTTTCTATAACGCAGGTGAATTGACGGTAGATGAATTGATGAAGCAGATAGATGACTATATGGATTACTACAACCGGGAGCGTTGCAGTTTGAAATTGAAAAAGCTGAGTCCTGTCGCATACAGAACCCAGCTTGCACAGAGCGCCTGAATAGGCTTTTATGAGCGTCCAAGATTTGGGGGCCAGTTCAGTTTTCAGACGACCTTTTCCCTATTATTTCCCTACCTTATTCGGGACGCATCTGCGGGAACAGAATCACGTCGCGGATGGTTTGCGAATCGGTCAGCAGCATCACCAGGCGGTCGATGCCGATGCCGCAACCGCCTGTCGGCGGCAGGCCGAATTCCATCGCGCGGATGTAGTCGGCATCGTAGTGCATGGCTTCGTCGTCGCCCGCGTCTTTTTGCGCCACTTGCGCTTTGAAGCGTTCGGCTTGATCTTCGGGGTCGTTCAACTCGGAATAGCCGTTTGCCAGTTCGCGGCCGACAACGAACAATTCGAAACGCTCGGTCAGTCCTTGTTTCGTATCCGAGGCGCGTGCCAACGGGGAAACTTCGACCGGGTAATCGACGATGAAGGTCGGGTTCCACAGTTTGCCCTCGGCGCAACCTTCAAACAGGGCGAGTTGCAGGCTGCCGATGCCGGGGGACGGCGGCAGGCTTTCGCCGTGTTTGACGATTTCTTTTTTCAGCCACTCCGCATCGTTCAACTGCTCGTCGGTGTAGTGCGGATTGTATTTTTTGATGGCTTCGAGAATGGTCAGGCGCTCAAACGGGCTTTCCAAATCGACTTCTTTGCCGTTGTAGCTGATTTTCGCCGTGCCGTTTACCGTGCGCGATGCGTTGCGGATGATGTCTTCCGCCATCTGCATCATGCGTTCGTAGTCGGAGAAGGCTTCGTAGAATTCAATCATGGTGAATTCGGGGTTGTGGCGCACGGACATGCCTTCGTTGCGGAAGCTGCGGTTGATTTCAAACACGCGCTCCAAACCGCCAACCACCAAGCGTTTCAGATACAGCTCGGGGGCGATGCGCAGGTAGAGCGGGATGTCCAAGGCGTTGTGGTGGGTCACAAACGGTTTCGCCGTCGCGCCGCCGGGAATCGGGTGCATCATCGGGGTTTCGACTTCGAGATAATGCTCGTTCACCATGAAATTGCGCACGGATTGGATGATTTGGCTGCGTTTGATAAACGTATTGCGCGATTCTTCGTTGGCAATCAAATCGACGTAGCGTTGGCGGTATTTGGTTTCCTGATCGCTCAAGCCTTTGTGTTTGTCGGGCAGCGGGCGCAGGGATTTGGACAGCAGGCGGATGTCGGACACGCGCACGGTCAATTCGCCGTGGTTGGTTTTGAACAAAGTGCCTTCCGCACCGACGATGTCGCCCAAGTCCCAATGGTTGAAATCGTCCAAAACTTCCTGACTCACGCCTTTGTTGTTCAGATAAAGCTGGATTTGGCCGGTCACGTCTTGGATGGTGGCGAAGCTCGCCTTGCCCATTTGGCGTTTGAGCATCATGCGGCCGGCAATTTTGACGGGAACGGCTTGCGGGTCGAGTTCTTCTTTGCTGATTTCGCCGTATCGGGCGTGCAA
Protein-coding sequences here:
- the lysS gene encoding lysine--tRNA ligase, with product MSEQNNPQTEPQLDENQIIALRREKLHNIRQQRIAYPNDFKRDSFAADLHARYGEISKEELDPQAVPVKIAGRMMLKRQMGKASFATIQDVTGQIQLYLNNKGVSQEVLDDFNHWDLGDIVGAEGTLFKTNHGELTVRVSDIRLLSKSLRPLPDKHKGLSDQETKYRQRYVDLIANEESRNTFIKRSQIIQSVRNFMVNEHYLEVETPMMHPIPGGATAKPFVTHHNALDIPLYLRIAPELYLKRLVVGGLERVFEINRSFRNEGMSVRHNPEFTMIEFYEAFSDYERMMQMAEDIIRNASRTVNGTAKISYNGKEVDLESPFERLTILEAIKKYNPHYTDEQLNDAEWLKKEIVKHGESLPPSPGIGSLQLALFEGCAEGKLWNPTFIVDYPVEVSPLARASDTKQGLTERFELFVVGRELANGYSELNDPEDQAERFKAQVAQKDAGDDEAMHYDADYIRAMEFGLPPTGGCGIGIDRLVMLLTDSQTIRDVILFPQMRPE
- a CDS encoding IS3 family transposase, yielding MLYARRGRLPKGVKSPQPKTDRKGQSQTVQTLRAQHPLKYLLHIANLPKSSFYYHHQDQPDTDAADKALLVETYRRHKGRYGQRRIAAALGWNRKKAARLMRQLGLKALIRAKKAYRHPAMGEISEHLLKRRFKARKPNEKWLTDVTELKGKDGKLYLSPILDLFNREIVAYAMSRRADSEMVKEMLEKAAPRLTDKGTMLHSDQGVLYRTAGYRELLAEHSMVQSMSRKANCWDNAPMESFFAVLKTECFYNAGELTVDELMKQIDDYMDYYNRERCSLKLKKLSPVAYRTQLAQSA
- a CDS encoding AAA domain-containing protein, encoding MLQNWLRYWKSTLLYSDIRPIEISHNPFKVESYKDIDTIGKNLANELWLESGKGKSTSKIEILLCPAQSPLTVEMQQQKNESICLFWIPALIDREGRLSISMNWNNRPKTPFFIRDCLTPNPSNFYAIGSERNATKALEQEKFDTNSWSEYWEKCERVFKEVSEKSFEEFNSFSEKSVYVELMPLRNLSNNILKLYDFLTDKDELTNNHPLLNKLLCPQTEKQPYPDDHAVWFNTNHIGQFSGEFPLATSQRIALRAFTDSQTGDILAVNGPPGTGKTTLLQSVIANLAVQSVLNNEPPPLILASSTNNQAITNILNGFSLPEESDLLTSHWLPDVPSLGLYMSGQNKSNYLMHSLKEKNQTTGFFADYEKTPVHELEKSFLEKAANYLENKPKNITEAKSLLKNKVTYLCNKTREAIDNLALSDELTKHLAQLCTEYGGNCFSDADLSLKRLSEKTDTAITNYKTFLHEICLQRKNLPWFYKLMPFLAKAKDSRKTLFQRLAAQYSIADDLVTNWSDYPNICTKTNLKLTQLFCTKQELSDKRENLNRLNVECAKTIDGHAAFLTEWNSRFSDKLESLHKKTGGEYRNLSAVADLNIRLDISYRHQAFWLALHYREADYLEHLRNRQEKITKMKKNDSEFGSQAYKNNMQRFACLTPLFISTFHSAPKYSQYFDSKNAIKAKPYYALYDYLIIDEAGQVAPDIAVPTFSLAKTALVVGDTEQIEPVWSVTPEMDGVLYQYILKGDEECWNFHSAQGRLSSSGAIMKMAQNSCVYRKQSSNGIVMNGLLLTEHRRCRDSLISYSNEYVYKGSLKPMRGDTPSANLSFTKTSRCYIHIDYHSERFGKSYCNRLEAEAIAEWIHRHAQELCKKYGKNGEDNSLAEIIAVVTPYKPQVAAIKTALRKRNKDYAEITVGTVHALQGAERFVVLFSTVLSPGNPPYFLNRNYNMLNVAVSRAKDYFVLFGNMNMLRQTRNTPVGNLHAWLTENPDSELDNSFLYDFLGKQNNGDKKIFYYHNAFCEHINTSQRHDEILKAALTRCAAGKEIVIVSPFLSINAVSPLAQNFQDATSRNVKVIVYCDRRFTHEYGQWKPSAQKARDKLTEWKVIVREIHGIHSKTVIFENNEADYVLIEGSFNWLSAVRDSENNYHSYEASILLKGENISRKCRELKTMFQKMSINTTQ
- a CDS encoding helix-turn-helix domain-containing protein, with the protein product MSKYTLHFKYQAVLHYLHIRSQQRTADHYGISRTHLRRWIRAYQEGGIGALEHPQSKTMPQHRKNPFIADKPDQEKTQAELIEELCYMRAEVAYLKELKALSQKQTEKDKAKPSKH